In one Lachnospiraceae bacterium GAM79 genomic region, the following are encoded:
- a CDS encoding S41 family peptidase, with the protein MRHNFKRWILGVVVIAGCAGMMGCSFTKDNSKSGDLNSDAGKRHNNLDYDGSVVDENTLEKLASLETIIDKSYYFDTSDEDMQNGLYAGLIEALDDPYAKYYTPEEYAKLQEDSSGEYAGIGVVVRQDEETGYAIAVSITEDSPASEVDIKPDDLICKIDDYEIQESDDLDYLVTKIRGEEGTDVTLEIYRPSERKYHTVTITRRKLENSTVSYFMADADKKIGYVRVTQFVANTNDLFRDAVEDLKSQGMTALMIDLRSDPGGMLTTVVDMCDYLLPAGKIVYQEDKNGNVLSTYESTDDEQLDLPMVVLVNGESASASEIMTAALKEYGVATIIGENTYGKGIVQSVIPLSDGSAIKLTTAKYFTPNGNDIHKKGVAPDIEVKLPEDYTADDFQGEKDTQYQKGLEVLRGKVK; encoded by the coding sequence ATGAGACATAATTTTAAGAGATGGATTCTCGGTGTGGTGGTTATAGCCGGATGCGCCGGAATGATGGGTTGTTCTTTTACTAAGGATAATTCAAAGAGTGGTGATCTGAATTCAGATGCCGGAAAGCGACATAATAATCTGGATTATGATGGTTCGGTCGTAGACGAAAACACGTTGGAGAAGCTTGCGAGTCTGGAAACGATTATCGATAAGTCCTATTATTTTGACACCTCAGACGAGGATATGCAGAATGGTCTGTATGCTGGCTTGATCGAGGCGTTGGATGATCCATATGCAAAATATTATACACCAGAGGAATATGCAAAACTGCAGGAAGACAGCTCCGGTGAATATGCAGGTATCGGTGTTGTCGTAAGACAGGATGAGGAAACCGGATATGCGATTGCGGTTAGCATTACAGAGGATTCACCGGCTTCCGAAGTAGACATCAAACCTGACGATCTGATCTGTAAGATTGATGATTATGAGATTCAGGAATCCGACGATCTGGACTATCTGGTTACAAAGATACGTGGAGAAGAAGGTACGGATGTTACCCTTGAAATCTATAGACCAAGTGAGAGAAAGTATCATACAGTAACCATTACCAGAAGAAAACTGGAGAACAGTACCGTTTCCTACTTTATGGCAGATGCAGATAAGAAGATTGGTTACGTCCGTGTAACACAGTTTGTAGCAAATACAAATGATTTATTCAGGGATGCTGTAGAAGATCTGAAGTCTCAGGGCATGACAGCACTGATGATCGACCTTCGTTCAGATCCGGGTGGAATGTTAACTACAGTTGTCGATATGTGCGATTATCTGCTCCCTGCCGGAAAAATCGTATATCAGGAAGATAAGAATGGAAATGTCTTATCAACTTATGAATCTACGGACGATGAGCAGCTTGATCTTCCGATGGTAGTGCTTGTAAATGGGGAGAGCGCAAGTGCATCTGAGATCATGACAGCAGCATTAAAGGAATATGGTGTTGCGACGATCATTGGCGAGAACACATATGGAAAGGGAATCGTACAGTCGGTTATTCCGCTTTCTGATGGCTCAGCAATAAAGCTTACAACTGCCAAATATTTCACTCCAAATGGAAATGACATTCATAAGAAGGGTGTAGCTCCGGATATCGAAGTGAAATTACCGGAAGATTATACGGCAGATGATTTCCAAGGCGAGAAGGATACACAGTACCAGAAAGGTCTGGAAGTATTGCGCGGGAAGGTAAAATAG
- the guaA gene encoding glutamine-hydrolyzing GMP synthase — MNKELIIVLDFGGQYNQLIARRVRECNVYAEVHPYTMSIDEIKKMNPKGIIFTGGPNSVYKADSPSYSKEIFELGIPILGICYGSQLMAHVLGGKVATAPVSEYGRTEVTVDKNSILFKDVNKSTICWMSHTDYIAEAPEGFVSTATTPNCPFAAMENAEKNLYATQFHPEVMHTEEGMKMLRAFVMDVCKCSGDWKMDSFVEDTIKSLREKIGNGKVLCALSGGVDSSVAAVLLSKAVGKQLTCVFVDQGLLRKNEGDEVEAVFGPDGPYDLNFIRVNAQDRFYQKLAGVVEPEAKRKIIGEEFIRVFEEEAKKIGAVDFLVQGTIYPDVIESGLGKSATIKSHHNVGGLPDYVDFKEIVEPLRLLFKDEVRKAGRELGIPEYLVSRQPFPGPGLGIRIVGEVTAEKVKIVQDADYIYREEIAKAGLDKGLGQYFAALTNMRSVGVMGDERTYDYAVALRAVCTSDFMTADCADIPFEVLQRVMTRIINEVKGVNRVMYDLTSKPPGTIEFE; from the coding sequence ATGAATAAGGAATTGATTATCGTACTGGACTTTGGTGGTCAGTACAATCAGCTTATTGCACGAAGGGTCAGAGAATGTAATGTCTATGCAGAAGTACATCCGTACACTATGAGCATTGACGAGATCAAGAAGATGAACCCGAAAGGCATTATTTTCACCGGTGGACCGAATAGTGTATACAAAGCTGATTCACCAAGTTACAGCAAGGAAATTTTTGAACTGGGTATTCCAATCCTTGGAATCTGTTATGGTTCACAGTTGATGGCACATGTGCTCGGCGGTAAGGTAGCAACTGCTCCGGTCAGTGAATATGGCAGAACTGAGGTAACAGTGGATAAGAATTCCATTTTGTTTAAAGATGTAAATAAATCAACAATCTGCTGGATGAGTCATACCGACTATATCGCAGAAGCACCGGAAGGATTTGTATCAACTGCAACGACTCCAAACTGTCCATTTGCGGCAATGGAAAATGCAGAGAAGAACTTGTATGCAACACAGTTCCATCCAGAGGTTATGCATACAGAAGAAGGAATGAAGATGCTTCGTGCATTTGTCATGGATGTATGTAAATGCTCCGGTGACTGGAAGATGGATTCTTTCGTTGAAGATACGATCAAGAGTCTGCGTGAGAAGATTGGAAATGGAAAAGTGCTCTGTGCATTATCCGGTGGTGTAGATTCATCGGTTGCAGCCGTTCTGTTATCCAAGGCAGTCGGCAAGCAGCTTACCTGTGTATTTGTCGATCAGGGACTTCTTCGTAAGAACGAGGGTGATGAAGTCGAAGCAGTATTTGGTCCGGATGGTCCATATGATCTGAACTTCATCCGTGTAAATGCGCAGGATCGTTTCTACCAGAAACTTGCAGGAGTTGTTGAACCGGAAGCAAAACGTAAGATCATCGGTGAAGAATTTATCCGTGTATTTGAGGAAGAAGCAAAGAAGATCGGCGCTGTCGACTTCTTGGTACAGGGAACAATTTACCCTGATGTGATCGAATCCGGTCTCGGAAAATCTGCAACGATCAAGAGTCACCACAACGTAGGCGGACTTCCGGATTATGTTGATTTCAAAGAAATTGTTGAACCGCTTCGTCTCCTGTTCAAGGACGAGGTTCGTAAAGCGGGTCGTGAGCTTGGTATCCCAGAGTATCTGGTAAGCCGTCAGCCATTCCCGGGTCCGGGTCTTGGAATCCGTATTGTTGGGGAAGTAACGGCTGAGAAGGTTAAGATTGTTCAGGATGCTGACTATATCTATCGTGAGGAGATTGCAAAAGCAGGTCTTGATAAAGGACTTGGACAGTATTTTGCAGCGCTTACCAACATGCGTTCGGTTGGTGTTATGGGTGATGAACGTACCTACGACTATGCAGTTGCACTTCGTGCCGTATGCACCAGTGATTTCATGACTGCTGACTGCGCGGATATTCCGTTTGAAGTATTGCAGAGAGTAATGACAAGAATTATTAATGAAGTGAAGGGTGTCAATCGAGTAATGTATGATCTGACGAGTAAGCCACCTGGAACGATTGAGTTTGAGTAG
- a CDS encoding IS30 family transposase has product MSEHNQKHLTLSNRTYIEQELLQKSTFSSIGEVLHKDPSTISKEVKRYSKTVPAKHSYKCNLCKHYKDCDLLSSELHCQSYHNRYCSFYCKRCYRRNPTNVCPYFLPYKCDKINKPPYVCNYCEDYKSCPLDKKIYDASYAQRQYEKNLYNSRKGINMTPEELQELNDLISPLILKGQPLSHIFAVHADEIPVCRRTLYNYLDQRVFQARNIDLPRRVRYKKRKKKSEPRKNKNLQQVYRNKRTYVDFERFMEAHPDLDVVEMDTVKGGRDKGKYLLTLLFRSCSFMIVILMPDCTQRSVIKAINDLTEVLGIRTFKKYFPVILTDNGSEFKNPWDIEKTESGTHRTYVFYCDPYVSNQKGRLEKNHEYIRYVIPKGRSMYRYTQDDINLMTSHINSTARDSLNGATPFDLAALLLDAKIPALAGQVRIPADDVCLKPSLIEDNVSKRNKASTEGGDING; this is encoded by the coding sequence ATGAGCGAACATAATCAAAAACATTTAACCCTGTCCAACAGGACTTATATAGAACAGGAACTGTTGCAAAAGAGTACTTTTTCTTCCATAGGTGAAGTCTTGCATAAAGATCCTTCTACTATTTCAAAGGAAGTAAAACGTTACTCTAAAACTGTTCCTGCTAAACACAGCTACAAATGCAATCTCTGTAAACATTACAAAGACTGTGATTTATTAAGTAGTGAACTCCATTGTCAAAGTTACCATAATCGCTACTGCTCCTTCTATTGCAAACGCTGTTATCGTCGTAACCCAACCAATGTATGTCCGTATTTCTTGCCTTACAAATGCGATAAAATTAACAAACCACCATATGTTTGTAATTACTGTGAGGATTACAAATCCTGTCCTCTGGACAAGAAAATATATGATGCTTCTTATGCCCAAAGGCAATACGAGAAAAATCTTTATAATTCCCGTAAAGGCATTAACATGACTCCGGAAGAATTGCAGGAACTCAACGATTTAATATCTCCCCTTATCTTGAAGGGACAGCCATTAAGTCATATCTTTGCAGTACATGCTGATGAGATTCCTGTATGCAGAAGAACACTCTACAACTATCTGGATCAGCGTGTGTTTCAGGCAAGAAACATTGATTTACCTCGCCGTGTCCGTTACAAAAAACGGAAGAAAAAGTCCGAACCAAGAAAGAACAAAAATCTTCAACAGGTATATCGTAACAAACGTACCTATGTGGATTTTGAGCGTTTTATGGAGGCTCATCCGGACCTTGATGTTGTTGAAATGGATACAGTCAAGGGTGGACGCGATAAAGGAAAATACCTTCTCACACTACTCTTTAGAAGCTGTAGTTTTATGATTGTAATACTTATGCCGGACTGCACCCAAAGAAGCGTAATCAAAGCAATAAATGATCTTACCGAAGTTCTTGGCATCAGAACCTTTAAGAAGTATTTTCCGGTAATTCTGACGGACAATGGTTCTGAATTTAAAAATCCATGGGATATCGAAAAGACCGAATCCGGAACCCACAGAACCTATGTATTCTACTGTGACCCTTATGTTTCCAATCAAAAAGGACGTTTGGAAAAGAATCATGAATACATTCGCTATGTTATTCCCAAAGGTCGTAGCATGTATCGATACACACAAGATGACATCAATCTTATGACCAGCCATATCAACTCTACCGCAAGAGACAGCTTAAATGGCGCAACTCCTTTTGATTTGGCTGCCCTGCTTCTTGATGCAAAGATACCAGCTCTTGCAGGACAGGTTAGAATTCCAGCTGACGATGTCTGTCTGAAGCCTTCTCTTATTGAAGACAACGTTTCCAAAAGAAACAAAGCGTCTACGGAAGGTGGTGATATCAATGGCTAA
- a CDS encoding helix-turn-helix transcriptional regulator, translating to MAVSYNKLWKLMIDKKINKSQLCKKIKISSSTMAKMTNEEMVAMTVLEKICAELECDISDIMEFTDLAEVKKKIHKENTSPDNGTVNVR from the coding sequence ATGGCTGTATCATACAATAAATTATGGAAATTAATGATTGATAAAAAAATAAATAAGAGCCAACTGTGTAAAAAGATAAAAATTAGCAGTAGTACTATGGCTAAAATGACAAATGAAGAGATGGTTGCTATGACCGTATTAGAAAAAATATGTGCTGAATTGGAATGTGATATATCTGATATTATGGAGTTTACTGATTTAGCTGAAGTAAAGAAAAAAATCCATAAAGAGAATACAAGTCCAGATAATGGGACAGTAAATGTGAGATAA
- a CDS encoding DNA cytosine methyltransferase, translating to MNENGLNYIDLFAGAGGLSEGFIQSGYRPVAHVEMNEHAAKTIETRIAYYYLKDNGKIKSYYDYEKGKITREQLLEKIPKEELKTVINQEMSESTIKGIFNTIDDIKREKEIDKIDVIIGGPPCQAYSLVGRAQSSHMIVPMEDDPRNELYKMYVQFLKKYKPRMFVFENVAGIKTARGGVAFKNLQTYMKRVGYEIDYHELNAQNFGVLQSRKRVIIVGWLKGTGYEYPSFDVIHSKAEVWDLLKDLPPLTPGIEAREHTMNDMRRLKKYVKDNGIRMKSDVLTGHAARPHTAQDIEIYKRTIDMWFENEQHERLKYDDLPEDLKTHKNRTSFVDRFKVVEGDMDHCHTILAHLSKDGHYFIHPDIEQHRSITVREAARIQSFPDNYYFEGPRTAQFVQVGNAVPPMMAKVIADKIKEQLRK from the coding sequence ATGAATGAAAATGGATTAAATTATATTGATCTCTTTGCTGGTGCCGGTGGACTTTCAGAAGGATTTATACAAAGTGGCTATAGACCGGTTGCACATGTGGAAATGAATGAGCATGCAGCAAAAACAATAGAAACAAGAATAGCATATTATTACCTAAAAGATAATGGCAAAATTAAAAGTTATTATGATTATGAAAAAGGAAAAATAACCAGAGAACAACTTTTGGAGAAAATACCAAAAGAGGAACTTAAGACTGTAATTAATCAAGAAATGTCAGAATCCACAATTAAAGGGATTTTCAACACAATTGATGATATCAAAAGGGAAAAAGAAATTGATAAGATTGATGTAATTATAGGTGGTCCTCCCTGCCAAGCATATTCTTTGGTGGGAAGAGCACAGAGCAGTCATATGATTGTTCCAATGGAAGATGATCCAAGAAATGAATTATATAAGATGTATGTTCAATTCCTTAAGAAGTATAAGCCAAGAATGTTTGTGTTTGAGAATGTGGCGGGCATAAAGACTGCGAGAGGTGGGGTAGCATTTAAAAATCTCCAGACATATATGAAACGTGTGGGTTATGAAATTGATTATCATGAGTTGAACGCTCAGAATTTTGGAGTATTACAAAGTAGAAAAAGAGTAATTATAGTAGGTTGGCTTAAAGGTACAGGTTATGAATATCCGTCATTTGATGTGATCCATAGTAAAGCAGAAGTATGGGATTTATTGAAGGATTTACCACCATTGACTCCAGGTATTGAGGCAAGAGAACATACGATGAATGATATGCGAAGACTAAAAAAATATGTTAAAGATAATGGTATTCGCATGAAATCAGATGTATTAACAGGTCATGCTGCAAGACCACATACTGCACAGGATATTGAAATATATAAGAGAACAATAGACATGTGGTTTGAAAACGAACAGCATGAACGTTTGAAATATGATGATTTACCAGAAGATTTGAAAACACATAAAAATAGAACTTCATTTGTAGATCGATTTAAAGTTGTTGAGGGTGATATGGATCATTGTCACACAATACTTGCTCATTTATCGAAAGATGGACATTATTTCATTCATCCAGATATAGAGCAACATAGATCAATTACAGTGCGGGAAGCAGCAAGAATACAGTCGTTTCCAGATAATTATTATTTTGAAGGACCAAGGACAGCACAATTTGTTCAGGTGGGGAATGCGGTTCCGCCAATGATGGCAAAGGTAATAGCAGATAAAATAAAAGAACAATTAAGAAAATAA
- the drmD gene encoding DISARM system SNF2-like helicase DrmD: MGIVESTYAELKQQELKNNPYSCLHMADIDINPHQVEAFTFALSSLKLGGAILADEVGLGKTIEAGLVIKYLLCSGKNKILLIMPSNLRKQWQVELEEKFDIDSLIVDSSNWEDYLAKVKSKQAVIIASYHFASKRKAEFGKIAWDFCVFDEAHRLRNVYKNGSKMANSLYELTKGIPKILLTATPMQNTLLDIYGLVQFIDDRVFYSKQIFSERYLRGEDYNDLKACLEPVVQRTLRKEVAEYIQFSERKEMTIDFELSPMEIELYVMINNYLKKEILYALPNSHRTLITSVIRKLLASSSMAVAETFKVLKGRLETLKETTRTESADESIDFFLSFFDDDEIEKDDDSKQDELYTREKVNEFIQHEIDEVTAIINKAESIKRNAKMTALKQAVEKAFVFQNEAGIKQRIVVFTESIRTQQYMFEELSHAGYEGQILKFNGSTNDPVTKQIYKAWKARNYGKYVGSRNVELKNAIVEAFRDEYKILLVTDSGSEGLNLQFCNTIINYDLPWNPQKIEQRIGRCHRYGQKNDVVVINLLNTQNVADKRVYEILSEKFELFQGVFGASDKAIGLLESGADFEKRVTLIYQECKTTSDFTKQFKNLEKELEKKRNKKMDELKSIFTYKTEEQHKLHFNSIMEEIAEYDSQFEYWNGRSKEENGTCPKYYETNIDLEIPGIQHGYLLVGGSYVGEILEDAVFEIIDITGKIYGVSDELARELCEKLQEQCLEEKTPNNQEILSYIDKVDEFMQQKYAESKRTVLIANQKKLDNWLQLRKEEYLLRVKDTSELDELKEKYAIEGDFRQKIALKKQIEILEEQKQKMVRAFHDEMSTLEEEAVNMQKQFAEDILVNTQLVTKIVIKF; this comes from the coding sequence ATGGGTATTGTTGAAAGTACATATGCTGAGTTAAAGCAACAAGAATTGAAAAATAATCCATATAGTTGTTTGCATATGGCTGATATTGACATCAATCCTCATCAGGTTGAAGCATTCACATTTGCACTATCTTCATTAAAGCTTGGTGGAGCAATTCTTGCAGATGAGGTAGGTCTTGGAAAAACTATTGAGGCTGGCTTGGTCATCAAGTATTTGCTATGCAGTGGAAAAAATAAAATACTACTTATTATGCCATCAAATCTGCGAAAGCAATGGCAAGTTGAATTAGAAGAGAAATTTGATATTGATTCATTAATTGTGGATAGTTCTAACTGGGAGGATTATCTCGCAAAGGTAAAGAGTAAACAAGCAGTAATTATTGCTTCCTACCACTTTGCCTCAAAAAGAAAAGCAGAGTTCGGAAAGATAGCTTGGGATTTTTGTGTATTTGATGAAGCACATCGGCTTAGGAATGTATATAAGAATGGTTCAAAGATGGCTAACTCATTATATGAATTAACAAAGGGAATTCCAAAGATTCTATTAACTGCGACTCCTATGCAGAATACTTTACTTGATATATATGGACTTGTTCAGTTTATCGATGATAGAGTTTTTTATAGTAAGCAGATATTTTCCGAAAGATATTTGCGAGGAGAAGATTACAATGATTTGAAGGCTTGTTTAGAACCTGTTGTGCAAAGAACTTTACGAAAAGAAGTAGCAGAGTATATCCAATTTTCAGAGCGTAAAGAAATGACAATTGATTTTGAACTATCGCCAATGGAGATAGAACTTTATGTGATGATAAATAATTATCTGAAAAAGGAAATCTTGTATGCTTTGCCCAATTCACACAGAACACTTATTACATCTGTTATTAGAAAATTGCTTGCATCATCAAGTATGGCAGTTGCAGAAACCTTCAAGGTATTAAAAGGCAGACTTGAAACTTTGAAGGAAACAACTAGAACTGAATCAGCGGATGAAAGTATTGATTTTTTCCTTAGTTTTTTTGATGATGATGAAATAGAGAAGGATGATGATAGTAAGCAGGATGAATTATACACAAGAGAAAAGGTAAATGAATTTATTCAGCATGAAATAGATGAGGTAACAGCCATTATTAATAAAGCTGAAAGTATAAAAAGAAATGCGAAGATGACAGCCTTGAAACAGGCAGTGGAGAAAGCTTTTGTATTTCAAAATGAAGCTGGCATAAAACAAAGAATTGTTGTGTTTACGGAATCTATTAGAACGCAACAATACATGTTTGAAGAATTATCTCATGCCGGATATGAAGGTCAGATACTTAAGTTTAATGGTAGTACAAATGATCCTGTTACTAAACAGATTTATAAGGCATGGAAAGCTAGAAACTATGGAAAGTATGTGGGTAGTAGAAATGTTGAATTGAAGAATGCCATCGTAGAAGCATTTAGGGATGAATACAAAATTTTGCTTGTAACAGATTCCGGTTCGGAAGGATTGAATCTTCAGTTTTGTAATACGATTATAAACTATGACCTTCCTTGGAATCCGCAGAAGATAGAGCAGCGAATTGGTCGCTGTCATCGTTATGGACAAAAGAACGATGTTGTGGTTATTAATTTGCTTAATACTCAGAATGTAGCAGATAAGAGAGTATATGAAATTCTTTCAGAAAAATTCGAGTTATTCCAAGGCGTATTTGGTGCATCAGATAAAGCTATTGGATTATTAGAAAGTGGAGCAGATTTTGAAAAAAGAGTTACACTTATTTATCAGGAATGTAAAACGACATCAGATTTTACAAAGCAATTTAAGAATTTGGAAAAGGAATTAGAAAAGAAACGAAACAAGAAAATGGATGAACTGAAATCCATATTTACATATAAGACAGAGGAACAACATAAGTTGCATTTTAATAGTATTATGGAAGAAATAGCGGAATATGATTCACAGTTTGAGTATTGGAATGGTAGAAGTAAAGAGGAAAATGGGACATGTCCAAAGTACTATGAAACTAATATAGACTTGGAAATTCCGGGAATTCAACACGGATATTTACTTGTTGGTGGTTCTTATGTTGGTGAGATTCTTGAAGATGCAGTATTTGAAATTATTGATATAACAGGGAAGATATATGGTGTTTCAGATGAGTTGGCTAGAGAGCTTTGTGAAAAATTGCAGGAGCAGTGCCTGGAAGAAAAGACACCAAATAATCAAGAAATCCTTTCATATATTGACAAAGTGGATGAATTTATGCAGCAGAAATATGCAGAATCTAAAAGAACAGTTTTGATTGCTAATCAGAAAAAATTGGATAATTGGCTACAATTAAGAAAAGAGGAATATTTGCTCAGAGTCAAGGATACATCAGAATTAGACGAGCTTAAAGAAAAATATGCAATTGAAGGCGATTTTAGACAGAAGATTGCATTAAAAAAACAAATAGAAATTTTAGAAGAACAGAAACAAAAAATGGTACGGGCATTTCATGATGAAATGTCGACATTGGAAGAAGAAGCTGTAAATATGCAGAAGCAGTTTGCAGAAGATATATTGGTAAACACACAATTGGTAACAAAGATAGTGATTAAGTTTTAG
- a CDS encoding site-specific DNA-methyltransferase, producing the protein MEKKGKLELTWVGKYEEEKLEPRILIEDKSKSYGDPDTENMLIHGDNLLALKALENKFRGRVKCIYIDPPYNTGSAFAQYDDNLEHSIWLSMIRKRLLILKELLSEDGTIWISIDDDEQAYLKVLCDEIFMRSNFVSNVIWEKKFSPQNDAKWLSDSHDFILVYAKNKNLWKPNLLPRTAGMNSRYKNPDNDPRGPWTSSDFTARTYSGNTDYPITTPSGRVVTPTKSRSWISSKEEFDRLVSDNRIWFGINGNNVPRKKTFLSEVKSGSVPMTIWKYEDVGSTQDAKKEVKQINPEDPFATPKPEKLIERILEIATKPGDIILDSFLGSGTTIAVAHKMNRRWIGVEIGEQAYNQCKLRLDKVIDGNDGLDISKKLGWQGGGGYKFYELAEPLLVKNKVLPVYQINPSYTWDMVCEAICKIEGFTYEPSGEFQGHSSENRFIHITEEFVNTKYVMSIMKNLGDKQSLLIYCKKNQADMILPENVEVKKIPKDLLDKCNFESEVQE; encoded by the coding sequence ATGGAGAAAAAAGGCAAGTTAGAATTGACTTGGGTTGGTAAATATGAGGAAGAGAAACTTGAACCAAGAATATTAATTGAAGATAAATCAAAATCATATGGTGACCCGGACACAGAAAATATGTTGATTCATGGAGATAACCTTCTTGCGTTAAAAGCGTTAGAGAATAAATTTAGAGGAAGAGTAAAGTGTATATATATTGACCCACCGTATAACACGGGTAGTGCGTTTGCACAGTATGATGACAATCTTGAACATAGTATATGGTTAAGTATGATAAGGAAACGTTTACTTATACTTAAGGAATTATTATCAGAAGATGGTACTATTTGGATAAGTATAGATGATGATGAGCAGGCATATTTGAAAGTATTGTGTGATGAAATATTTATGCGTTCTAATTTCGTTAGTAATGTTATTTGGGAAAAAAAATTTTCTCCTCAAAATGATGCAAAATGGTTATCTGATTCACATGATTTTATTTTAGTCTATGCAAAAAATAAAAACCTATGGAAACCGAATTTATTGCCGAGAACTGCAGGAATGAATAGTAGATATAAAAATCCGGACAATGATCCAAGAGGACCATGGACATCAAGCGATTTTACAGCTCGAACATATAGTGGAAATACGGATTATCCAATTACAACCCCAAGTGGTAGAGTTGTAACGCCAACAAAAAGTCGTAGTTGGATTTCGTCTAAAGAAGAATTTGACAGGTTAGTGAGTGATAATAGAATTTGGTTTGGCATTAATGGTAATAATGTGCCAAGAAAAAAGACGTTTTTAAGCGAAGTTAAAAGTGGAAGTGTGCCAATGACTATCTGGAAATATGAAGATGTAGGTTCGACGCAGGATGCAAAAAAAGAAGTGAAGCAGATTAATCCTGAGGATCCATTTGCTACACCAAAACCAGAAAAGTTAATTGAACGTATTCTAGAAATTGCCACAAAGCCAGGAGATATTATCTTGGATTCTTTTTTGGGATCAGGTACAACTATTGCAGTTGCTCATAAAATGAACAGAAGGTGGATTGGAGTAGAAATTGGAGAACAAGCATATAACCAATGCAAATTAAGATTGGATAAAGTTATTGATGGAAATGATGGTCTTGATATATCTAAAAAATTAGGTTGGCAAGGTGGTGGGGGATATAAATTCTACGAACTTGCAGAACCATTACTTGTAAAGAACAAAGTTCTTCCAGTTTATCAAATAAATCCATCCTATACATGGGATATGGTATGTGAAGCTATTTGCAAGATAGAAGGATTTACCTATGAACCATCTGGGGAGTTTCAAGGACATTCATCAGAGAATCGATTCATACATATTACGGAAGAATTTGTTAATACAAAGTATGTGATGTCGATAATGAAGAACTTAGGGGATAAGCAGAGTTTACTTATCTATTGTAAGAAAAATCAAGCTGACATGATTCTTCCAGAGAATGTGGAAGTGAAAAAAATACCAAAGGATTTATTGGATAAATGTAATTTTGAAAGTGAGGTGCAGGAATAA